From Theileria orientalis strain Shintoku DNA, chromosome 4, complete genome, the proteins below share one genomic window:
- a CDS encoding exoribonuclease, with the protein MGVPTFYRWLCNRYPRVPKDLVDNYNDRNLDLSDEDQVGLDLLSPNPNGEFDNLYLDMNGIIHPCCHPENMEQPESEEIMFKCIVEYIDRIFYLVRPRKLIYLAIDGVAPRAKINQQRSRRFKSAALADLEDETYEKMLKEYLEKKNDMEIPVRKNKWDSNVITPGTEFMYKLSNKIVEYIKERVEKYDAWRRIVVIFSDSNVPGEGEHKIMEFIRSQRHCPDYDPNTKHVLHGMDADLIMLGLTTHEPNFYILREIVTFYVHPSNKIAPKEFELEEPEGRSALAPKADNMSKEEKYMKMMRENWKPLQLLQLAVLREYLSHQLRFVTGFDNGSSIDFERCVDDLVLMIFFCGNDFLPNLPSISITGGSIDQMILLYQKLLPSLNDYLSNEGNLNFHSISTFFHYLSKIENETFKQIYEYKKKSEEYHKNRSQVNPRGTTHRPENEVTKVTDGGKEGVFGGENGSVNKDAEEDFMKRYEEELNKLKSVDEVKLSVDVTLNDPRLWKEAYYREKFHLTEEDDMKEFVQEVSFHYIKGICWVLRYYYQGCPSWSWYYPYHYSPFCSDLEFGTLYSYDEAEEEVSAPVENVSGGDNRGRKRGRVSMVFRGDGGIDGGFGSDFGTEADDIEHNGTCEDKDCVADTNISVLTTVDTVTGENLVDGNTPDDATLTREENQEKELDDVWKEPLEEVNNKSPLDVNNKSPLDVNKKEQPEAETKGEKRKQENKALIKFDYGTPLTPFQQLMGVMPIRSSHCIPESLRGLMTDPESPLRDFYPVKFQEDPNGKRYKYQWVALLPFIDEEKLLHYVKPIEEKLNEEEKYRNRVSKNIIFLTQQLRMVFINQINRTEKVTDDKYGAKGEEMEYYICKCSKKHKSVLLVGAKIPPKVLTIQDLMEEQRNRGFNCEVAKRTILHMLSEGRSNRDPFGMNQPEGVLRDTSRDYHQYHNQYSTNQYTPTQMNQYGNHYQGGYRSNRYHENQYYNKYDNQYYDNNYDNQYYDNKYDGQYYKGNQYQHRQYQGGQYGPGQHQGSYHPSKYGGSQYHQDHHHQSQHGSQYRQGYHGSQYRDQQGQYGNQYRQNHGSQYGGQYQSNKYHGSHGNYGGHGTKYQNQYGTSKYGSGHYQGKQHGGNQHHQGGYQPKYQANHPDPYGGNSRGNSQYDYEYGKGSHYNQDYGGSQYAQTHVSQRYGGQYAQNHYNQPHQHYGKGRQHDGSKPQYQNFRNTTNALRRSANEKYY; encoded by the exons atgggAGTGCCAACCTTTTACCGTTGGCTGTGTAACAGGTATCCGCGGGTCCCCaaggacctggtggacAACTATAACGACCGGAACCTGGACCTGTCGGACGAGGACCAAGTAGGCCTCGATCTGCTGTCGCCGAACCCAAATGGAGAGTTCGATAACTTGTACCTGGACATGAACGGAATAATTCACCCGTGCTGCCACCCGGAAAACATG GAGCAACCGGAGTCTGAGGAGATCATGTTTAAGTGTATAGTGGAATACATTGATCGCATTTTTTACCTGGTCCGGCCGAGGAAACTTATATATCTAGCAATAG ACGGAGTGGCGCCGAGAGCCAAAATAAATCAGCAAAGAAGCAGAAGGTTTAAGTCGGCAGCGCTGGCAGATCTGGAGGACGAAACGTACGAAAAAATGCTCAAGGAGTACCTGGAAAAGAAAAATGACATGGAGATACCAGTGAGGAAGAACAAGTGGGATAGTAACGTGATAACGCCGGGCACGGAGTTCATGTATAAGCTCTCAAACAAGATCGTGGAGTACATCAAGGAGAGAGTGGAAAAATATGACGCGTGGAGAAGAATAGTGGTAATATTTTCGGACAGTAACGTGCCAGGAGAAGGAGAGCACAAAATAATGGAGTTCATAAGGAGCCAGAGGCACTGCCCGGACTACGACCCTAACACGAAGCACGTGCTGCACGGAATGGACGCAGACCTTATAATGCTAGGATTGACGACGCATGAGCCGAACTTCTACATCCTAAGGGAGATCGTGACCTTCTACGTGCACCCGAGTAACAAGATAGCGCCGAAAGAGTTCGAGCTTGAGGAGCCAGAGGGAAGGAGCGCGTTGGCGCCGAAGGCGGACAACATGAGCAAGGAGGAAAAGTACATGAAGATGATGAGAGAAAACTGGAAGCCgctgcagcttcttcagctggCGGTGCTGAGAGAGTACCTCTCACACCAGCTGAGATTCGTGACAGGGTTCGACAACGGGAGCTCCATAGACTTCGAAAGGTGCGTCGACGACCTGGTGCTTATGATATTCTTCTGCGGAAACGACTTCCTGCCGAACCTGCCCTCGATCTCGATCACCGGGGGCTCAATAGACCAGATGATACTGCTCTaccagaagctgctgcCGTCGCTTAACGATTACCTGTCGAACGAGGGAAACCTCAACTTTCACTCAATAAGCACGTTCTTCCACTACCTGTCGAAGATAGAAAACGAGACCTTTAAGCAGATATACGAGTACAAAAAAAAGTCGGAGGAGTACCACAAGAACAGGAGCCAGGTTAACCCCAGAGGCACGACGCATAGACCTGAGAACGAGGTCACCAAAGTCACAGATGGTGGTAAAGAG GGAGTTTTTGGAGGAGAAAATGGAAGTGTTAATAAGGATGCGGAAGAAGACTTTATGAAAAGGTACGAAGAGGAGTTGAATAAGTTGAAGTCAGTGGACGAAGTGAAGCTGTCAGTGGATGTGACACTGAATGACCCAAGGCTGTGGAAGGAAGCATACTACAGAGAAAAGTTTCACCTGACAGAAGAGGATGACATGAAAGAATTTGTGCAGGAAGTGTCCTTCCACTACATCAAGGGAATATGCTGGGTGCTGAGGTACTACTACCAAGGATGTCCGTCCTGGTCGTGGTACTACCCGTACCACTACTCGCCGTTCTGCTCGGATTTGGAGTTTGGAACGTTGTACAGCTACGACGAggctgaagaggaagtcTCAGCACCCGTGGAAAATGTATCTGGAGGTGATAACAGAGGTCGTAAGAGAGGTCGTGTTTCAATGGTTTTTAGAGGCGATGGTGGTATTGACGGTGGTTTTGGCAGTGATTTTGGCACAGAGGCTGATGATATTGAGCACAATGGAACATGCGAAGATAAGGATTGCGTTGCAGATACAAATATCAGCGTCCTCACAACTGTTGATACAGTGACGGGTGAAAATCTAGTTGATGGAAACACTCCCGATGACGCAACATTAACGAGGGAAGAAAATCAGGAGAAGGAATTAGACGATGTATGGAAGGAACCCTTAGAAGAAGTTAATAACAAGTCACCGTTAGATGTTAATAACAAGTCACCGTTAgatgttaataaaaaagaacaGCCAGAAGCTGAGACAAAAGGAGAAAAGAGGAAGCAGGAGAACAAGGCATTGATAAAGTTCGACTACGGAACGCCGCTGACACCATTTCAGCAGTTAATGGGAGTGATGCCGATAAGAAGCAGCCACTGCATACCTGAGAGTCTGAGAGGGCTCATGACGGATCCAGAATCGCCGCTGAGAGACTTTTACCCAGTTAAGTTCCAGGAGGACCCGAACGGGAAGAGGTATAAGTACCAGTGGGTGGCACTGTTGCCATTTATAGACGAGGAAAAACTGCTGCACTACGTAAAGCCAATAGAAGAAAAGCTgaatgaagaagaaaagtaCAGAAACAGAGTGTcgaaaaacataatattccTGACGCAGCAGCTGAGAATGGTGTtcataaatcaaataaatagaacGGAGAAGGTGACGGACGATAAGTATGGAGctaaaggagaagaaatggagtattatatatgtaagTGTAGTAAGAAGCATAAGAGCGTGTTGCTGGTGGGAGCGAAGATACCGCCGAAGGTGTTAACAATACAAGACCTGATGGAGGAACAGAGAAATAGAGGATTTAACTGCGAAGTGGCGAAGAGAACAATATTGCACATGTTATCAGAAGGGAGAAGTAACAGAGACCCGTTTGGAATGAATCAGCCAGAAGGAGTGCTGAGAGACACATCTAGAGACTACCACCAGTACCACAACCAGTATAGCACAAATCAGTACACACCAACACAAATGAACCAATACGGAAACCACTATCAAGGAGGATATAGAAGTAACAGGTACCATGAAAACCAGTACTATAACAAGTATGATAACCAGTACTATGATAACAACTATGATAACCAGTACTACGATAACAAGTATGATGGCCAGTACTACAAAGGGAACCAATACCAGCATCGCCAATACCAGGGCGGTCAGTATGGACCAGGCCAGCACCAAGGGAGTTATCACCCGAGTAAGTACGGAGGAAGCCAATACCATCAGGACCACCACCACCAGAGCCAACACGGAAGTCAGTACAGACAAGGCTATCACGGAAGCCAATATAGAGACCAGCAAGGACAGTACGGAAACCAGTACCGACAAAACCACGGAAGTCAATACGGAGGCCAGTATCAGTCGAACAAGTATCACGGAAGCCACGGAAACTACGGGGGCCACGGGACCAAGTACCAGAATCAATATGGCACGAGCAAGTACGGAAGTGGACACTACCAGGGAAAGCAGCACGGAGGAAACCAGCACCACCAAGGAGGATACCAGCCAAAGTACCAAGCAAACCACCCGGACCCGTACGGAGGAAACAGCAGAGGCAACAGCCAGTACGACTACGAATACGGAAAAGGGAGCCACTACAACCAGGACTACGGAGGCAGCCAGTACGCACAGACACACGTGAGTCAGAGGTACGGAGGACAGTACGCACAGAACCACTACAACCAGCCACACCAGCACTACGGGAAGGGACGCCAGCACGATGGAAGTAAGCCGCAGTACCAGAACTTCAGGAACACAACGAACGCGCTCAGAAGGTCCGCAAACGAAAAGTATTATTAA
- a CDS encoding condensin subunit, which produces MDSLQPGLRIFEIPETLDWRSLLRPPGAECVNYLDASEADDPEAWSEGDVLSALEVLSQSNFKNIGDCLNILSPELFNVIFNLNRYYANLEKQNQILLCQFISSLCTKVQVLLEAIPPKPYSSRKEASDNVIYEEFIDKMASLMASVTYIEDVDENMTETIEQRSEEVVVSPKSLGLVLRSLINVSVFLLGMCYNFVTTFEKSEGNATFELSKEKAKRSKKSKRDEKGSKINAMAIEALIDGMMTCCKYNLKIPYLSDYGGGSRPSVPMLRMLFQTLISTISLDEAVHTVSNTMLHSIARIIKIIFSTMQSSRVNHTYNSEAQSPVGSGAIEIQDSDEGHSEYEDSSGNSAYSQPDNGSSSNASAMEEMDVDKLIESDYEHEWMSMLIDEMKKQHCHVIVDVLDLLKDSNIPNIVVNELFMNIKENYSAQVSNTNQLVSSQVQNEFTNIGLFFEKMAKKVPCVVLSNISQLKQLFDVPCYALRKSIMESIKQLIILSKYYDGPGADEAALEMEVDKMMDQESSFESGRVSKDSEKYKMKVSKLCCRNREMLLETIISRQFDTYMYARAAVMKVLHDLVEADALPVRKYSLVVSFATARLMDKGSQVRQRALSLVSLIVDVVTNSKFLLALDTGKLTHELRIIESNTKKVNYLLSQHTMRRYSFNTSKETSPRRSESRSRASTPKRSRDTSTESTPIRSTSRESTPKRSRDKDRIDSARGSNKSISSRSASRQESVEFVDVVEYDYDEVLAELKSDFGSKVLDNLDELYSKLELAKELYTDALEISERVDVCLELCKRLLRSPTETDQKASIKFVCSCHLLGLQKATQMLPLVWALSWSNNQSVVESVLLEFKNVYFQSQQSSLHQTCNMLIDLINTGDLTCLSSVEKIFQINQNKQQLLNINLNKLIPLLIQIATTNSIEAGRAPKQERGRRGSSSDLVRCKTALNLIKIILSSSQNAYSSGENKELSNAVENEPGKQSRRVSFEKYDWDMGIFSGLLSRYNEEVLLEVCQILIYVSDEGGLKEFVQKILKMFLDYFGTNNFNWFQISQIVIDLTFVHLSNPLSIWSSIIKELLLQLTSEHIDGYHLNGSDGNHVNGSDTNHMSSKNKTDVRKLSHLVFIAGHVAIRSMIYVERVQNDLKVARSQLNEDELENNMGMATKDEKDREFFDNIIENKLVNDNLLGGPMFQIIMNTLVNPQKFVHPSGTEGSVNYFDHLYGKTTESFDDKETRPVHSCLECNILFICSVISICKFATISKKFCNIKFKERTIVQIIITLLVSTADWGTQIGNNVTQNSNLSGNKRDILNILKCNLLICYGDLLVRHPNVLEPMNDYVFKLLSYPVNEVRETAILVFSHLVMNDMIKPKGRLLDNIMFLTQDTNEKIANYARVFLNEIHRKNPNTIYNCFPEMLSTLSQPSSLYYNITNRVEGDGVDGEIGENSDFHGIKTNLKILNEVFNFVKNDKQEHLVEKICLRLNKAKTIFATAIYINALLLINYDEKNIVKLSKSLNMLRQLLSESQPLLAALWIIHKRIKSSKVQKVQGQVDIKEVSEEMINKVRNMLGQGKATMLIRASQFSEQIIELLNSGNYTSANLRTLFDREKQKESLLRVKKEDEDDLSSNTADYESNNEAYEMVRGDYSENWRDQSYPDSQQAFSNDDTSNVNTQDQFREQMSNSRGKKRPGRKRNAPRKKTRAIVESDTDSEEYEGREQGGFEEIVEEYTQKPKRATRGKKKKNNDEYLFDSSENEDFGEESPESEEDTEHKSGKRKSNRGRKKRANK; this is translated from the exons ATGGATTCTCTACAGCCTGGCCTGAGAATATTTGAAATTCCAGAAACCCTGGACTGGAGAAGCTTATTGAGGCCGCCAGGAGCAGAATGTGTGAATTATTTGGACGCCTCGGAGGCGGATGACCCGGAAGCGTGGAGCGAAGGCGATGTGTTGAGCGCTTTGGAGGTGTTAAGCCAGTCTAATTTCAAAAACATCGGAGATTGCCTGAACATACTGAGTCCAGAGCTGTTTAACGTGATTTTTAACCTAAACAGATACTACGCCAACCTGGAGAAGCAGAATCAGATACTGCTATGCCAGTTTATATCGTCGCTGTGTACGAAAGTACAAGTACTGCTGGAGGCGATTCCGCCGAAGCCATACTCAAGCAGGAAGGAAGCCTCGGATAATGTGATATACGAAGAgtttattgataaaatgGCCTCACTAATGGCCAGTGTGACGTATATAGAGGACGTGGATGAGAATATGACAGAGACCATAGAGCAGAGATCAGAAGAAGTCGTGGTTTCTCCGAAAAGTTTGGGACTGGTGCTGAGGTCGCTGATCAACGTGAGCGTCTTTCTGCTGGGAATGTGTTACAACTTTGTAACAACCTTCGAAAAGAGCGAAGGGAACGCAACCTTTGAGCTGAGTAAAGAAAAGGCGAAAAGGagtaaaaaatcaaaaagGGATGAAAAGGGCTCTAAAATAAACGCGATGGCAATAGAAGCGTTGATAGACGGGATGATGACGTGCTGTAAGTATAACCTGAAGATACCGTACCTGTCGGACTACGGAGGAGGAAGCAGGCCGTCGGTGCCGATGCTGAGGATGCTCTTCCAGACGCTAATAAGCACAATATCGCTGGACGAGGCAGTGCACACAGTGTCAAACACGATGTTGCACTCGATCGcaagaataataaaaataatattctCGACGATGCAAAGCAGTAGAGTTAATCACACGTATAACAGTGAGGCGCAATCTCCAGTAGGATCAGGTGCCATAGAAATTCAAGACTCTGATGAAGGGCATTCGGAGTATGAAGATAGTAGCGGCAATTCGGCATATAGTCAACCGGACAACGGGTCGAGCTCAAACGCAAGTGCGATGGAGGAAATGGACGTGGACAAGTTGATAGAGAGCGACTACGAGCACGAGTGGATGTCGATGCTGATCGACGAAATGAAGAAGCAGCACTGCCACGTGATAGTGGACGtgctggacctgctgaaggacaGCAACATACCGAACATAGTGGTGAACGAGCTCTTCATGAACATCAAGGAGAACTACTCTGCACAAGTATCGAACACGAACCAGCTGGTGAGTTCACAGGTGCAAAACGAGTTCACGAACATAGGGCTCTTCTTTGAAAAAATGGCAAAAAAGGTGCCCTGCGTAGTGCTCTCGAACATAAGTCAGCTGAAGCAGCTGTTCGACGTGCCATGTTACGCACTGAGGAAGTCGATCATGGAGTCGATAAAGCAGCTCATCATACTGTCGAAGTACTACGACGGACCAGGAGCAGATGAAGCAGCTCTGGAAATGGAAGTGGACAAGATGATGGACCAGGAAAGTAGTTTTGAAAGCGGGCGGGTGAGCAAGGATAGCGAAAAGTATAAGATGAAGGTGAGTAAGCTCTGCTGCAGAAACAGAGAGATGCTGCTGGAGACGATAATATCGAGGCAGTTTGACACGTACATGTACGCGAGAGCGGCAGTGATGAAGGTGCTGCACGACCTGGTGGAGGCGGACGCGCTGCCGGTGAGGAAGTATAGTCTGGTGGTGTCCTTTGCAACGGCGAGGCTGATGGACAAGGGCTCGCAGGTGAGGCAGAGAGCACTGTCGCTGGTGTCGTTGATAGTGGACGTGGTGACAAACTCAAAGTTCCTGCTCGCCCTGGACACGGGTAAGTTGACGCACGAGTTGAGGATAATAGAGAGTAACACGAAGAAGGTTAACTACCTGCTGTCGCAGCACACGATGAGAAGGTACAGCTTTAACACGTCGAAGGAGACCTCGCCGAGGAGGTCGGAAAGCAGGTCAAGAGCAAGCACGCCCAAAAGATCCAGGGACACGTCGACAGAAAGCACGCCCATAAGAAGCACGTCGAGAGAAAGCACACCCAAAAGATCTAGGGACAAGGACAGAATAGACTCAGCCAGGGGCTCGAACAAGAGCATCTCGTCGAGAAGCGCATCGAGGCAGGAAAGCGTCGAGTTCGTGGATGTCGTGGAGTACGACTACGACGAAGTGCTGGCGGAGCTGAAGAGCGACTTCGGAAGCAAGGTGCTGGACAACCTGGACGAGCTCTACAGTAAGCTGGAGCTGGCGAAGGAGCTGTACACAGACGCACTGGAGATATCGGAGAGAGTGGACGTGTGTCTGGAGCTGTGCAAAAGACTGCTGAGGTCGCCCACGGAGACCGACCAGAAGGCGTCGATCAAGTTCGTGTGCTCCTGCCACCTGCTGGGACTGCAGAAGGCGACTCAGATGCTCCCGCTGGTGTGGGCGCTCTCGTGGTCTAACAACCAGAGCGTGGTGGAGTCGGTGTTGCTGGAGTTCAAAAACGTGTACTTCCAGAGTCAGCAGAGCAGCCTGCACCAGACGTGCAACATGCTTATCGACCTGATCAACACGGGGGACCTGACGTGCCTGTCGTCGGTCGAGAAGATATTCCAGATAAACCAGAAcaagcagcagctgctgaacattAACCTGAACAAGTTGATACCGCTGCTGATACAAATAGCGACGACGAACAGCATAGAAGCAGGAAGGGCACCGAAGCAGGAAAGAGGAAGGCGAGGCTCCAGCAGT GACCTGGTAAGATGCAAAACGGCCCTGAATCTGATAAAAATCATACTGTCGTCTAGTCAGAACGCATACAGCTCAGGAGAAAACAAGGAATTGTCAAACGCAGTTGAAAATGAGCCAGGAAAACAAAGTAGAAGAGTGTCATTTGAGAAGTATGACTGGGACATGGGAATATTCAGCGGCTTGCTGAGCAGGTACAACGAGGAGGTGCTGTTGGAGGTGTGTCAAATACTGATCTACGTGAGCGACGAGGGCGGGTTAAAGGAGTTTGTACAGAAAATACTTAAGATGTTCCTGGACTACTTCGGAACGAACAATTTTAACTGGTTTCAGATAAGTCAGATCGTGATAGACCTGACCTTCGTGCATCTGAGCAACCCGCTGAGCATATGGTCCAGCATAATAAAGGAGTTGCTGCTACAGCTGACGTCGGAGCA TATTGATGGCTACCATCTCAACGGTAGTGATGGTAACCATGTTAACGGCAGTGATACCAACCACATGAgtagtaaaaacaaaactGATGTTAGAAAGTTATCGCATTTGGTGTTTATAGCAGGGCACGTGGCAATCAGAAGCATGATATACGTGGAAAGGGTGCAAAACGACCTGAAGGTAGCGAGGTCGCAGTTGAACGAAGATGAGTTGGAAAATAACATGGGTATGGCGACTAAGGATGAAAAGGACAGGGAGTTCTTCGACAACATAATAGAAAACAAGCTGGTGAATGACAACTTACTGGGAGGACCAATGtttcaaataataatgaacaCGCTCGTGAATCCGCAGAAATTTGTGCACCCAAGCGGGACGGAGGGCTCAGTGAACTACTTCGATCACCTGTACGGGAAGACCACGGAAAGCTTT GATGACA AGGAAACCAGGCCAGTGCACAGCTGCCTCGAGTGTAACATACTGTTTATCTGCAGCGTAATCAGCATATGTAAGTTCGCGACGATATCGAAGAAATTTTGCAACATAAAGTTCAAAGAGAGGACAAtagtacaaataataataacactGTTGGTATCGACGGCAGATTGGGGTACACAAATAGGTAACAATGTAACTCAGAATAGCAATCTCAGCGGAAACAAAA GGGATATACTTAATATCCTAAAGTGTAATCTGCTCATATGCTACGGAGACCTGCTGGTGAGGCACCCGAACGTCCTGGAGCCGATGAATGACTATGTGTTTAAGCTCCTATCGTACCCGGTTAACGAAGTGAGAGAGACTGCAATACTGGTGTTCTCCCACCTGGTGATGAACGACATGATTAAGCCGAAGGGGAGGCTGCTGGACAACATAATGTTCCTGACGCAGGACACGAACGAGAAGATCGCAAACTACGCAAGAGTGTTCCTGAATGAAATACACAGAAAAAACCCGAACACGATCTACAACTGCTTCCCAGAGATGCTATCGACACTGTCACAGCCGTCGAGTTTGTACTACAACATAACGAACAGAGTAGAGGGAGACGGCGTAGACGGAGAAATCGGAGAGAACAGCGACTTCCACGGAATAAAAACGAACCTGAAGATACTGAACGAAGTGTTCAACTTCGTTAAAAACGATAAGCAGGAGCACCTGGTGGAGAAGATATGCCTGAGGCTGAACAAGGCGAAAACGATATTCGCAACGGCAATCTACATAAACGCACTGCTGCTGATCAACTACGACGAGAAAAATATAGTGAAGCTCTCAAAGTCGCTGAACATGCTGAGGCAGCTGCTCTCGGAGTCGCAGCCACTGCTTGCGGCGCTGTGGATAATCCACAAGAGAATCAAGTCGAGCAAGGTGCAAAAGGTCCAGGGCCAGGTGGACATAAAGGAGGTGTCGGAGGAGATGATCAACAAGGTGAGAAACATGCTCGGGCAGGGGAAGGCGACGATGCTCATAAGGGCCTCGCAGTTCTCAGAGCAGATAATAGAACTGCTGAACAGCGGAAACTACACGAGCGCAAACCTGAGGACGCTCTTCGACAGggagaagcagaaggagaGCCTGCTGAgggtgaagaaggaggacgaaGACGATCTCTCGAGCAACACGGCAGACTACGAGTCAAACAACGAAGCTTACGAGATGGTTAGAGGCGACTACTCTGAAAACTGGCGCGACCAGTCGTATCCGGACAGCCAGCAGGCATTCAGCAACGATGATACGTCGAACGTGAACACGCAGGACCAATTCAGAGAGCAGATGAGCAATAGCAGGGGAAAAAAGAGGCCGGGCAGGAAGAGAAACGCACCAAGGAAAAAAACAAGAGCAATAGTGGAGAGTGACACTGATAGTGAAGAATACGAAGGGCGAGAACAGGGAGGATTTGAGGAGATCGTGGAGGAGTACACACAAAAACCGAAAAGAGCAACCAGAGggaaaaagaagaagaacaacgATGAATATCTATTCGACTCGAGCGAAAACGAAGATTTTGGAGAGGAAAGCCCGGAATCGGAGGAAGATACGGAACATAAAAGTGGAAAGCGAAAGTCAAATAGGGGGAGAAAGAAGCGTGCAAACAAATAa
- a CDS encoding uncharacterized protein (thioredoxin-like domain containing protein): MEAKVSYIFATLFLLTYTVSSQAKISRVGTSTRVIPIYQVPNKDAFIRLNRKKTTESSKPTELKECNTKKNLVLSKLLDKKYRKLVLVATGSVVFTLTCYKFVSKLVNYLLYSRYVTRPYPKVADTVGHVLLANTKDRPSATFMDKVVNPVAKLFEKMPLLKGFVRPGMRRVSTSSVVDKDTYVVIYFINDTINERYKMMGLDPSSMLKKSYEALKRNGKKVAIVLVDMSKNFDASYEFFKGKPYYAVPFGDLRRKRNLQTLFNLIYVPSVVVLDSEGNLVKDRCLNLFYDRINEFPWRNFRFLDVLPDYLVDGANQPVHKSTLEGKFIGVFLFTGNPDWDKVFRKNLSNMYEYMDKVTEGNFRVVTLDFDKEGQLKSDSEGANPEWLTVNKSDQSHASAMIEFLNLGMLNRFVLLDSEGREYVSNVNIYEERFYEPIWKEYSRGASRVKGDSMSFSHVLKRPILFVLGDGEDEKALDSLELDLNKALAVHEDRRTGAKFEILLLRDPKKCKAFRKHLKLDKQTKMVSVQSVND; encoded by the exons ATGGAAGCCAAAGTGTCATATATATTTGCCACCCTCTTTTTGCTAACTTACACAGTTAGTAGCCAAGCCAAGATTTCAAGGGTTGGAACCAGTACCAGGGTCATACCGATATATCAAGTACCAAATAAGGACGCCTTCATACGTTTAAATCGCAAAAAAACTACAGAATCCAGCAAACCTACCGAGTTAAAGGAGTGTAACACAAAAAAAAATCTGGTTCTTTCAAAGTTGCTGGATAAAAAGTATAGAAAGTTGGTGTTGGTGGCTACAGGTTCAGTGGTCTTTACACTGACCTGCTACAAATTTGTATCGAAATTGGTTAACTATCTGTTGTACTCAAGGTATGTAACAAGGCCGTACCCGAAGGTGGCAGATACAGTAGGCCATGTTCTCCTGGCAAACACAAAAGACAGGCCGAGCGCAACATTTATGGACAAGGTGGTAAACCCAGTCGCGAAGCTGTTTGAGAAAATGCCACTCCTCAAAGGATTCGTGAGACCAGGGATGAGGAGAGTGTCGACGTCGTCGGTCGTCGACAAGGACACCTACGTGGTGATCTACTTCATTAACGATACCATAAATGAGAGATACAAG ATGATGGGACTCGATCCGTCAAGTATGCTCAAGAAGAGCTACGAGGCACTGAAGAGAAACGGAAAGAAGGTGGCAATTGTGCTGGTGGACATGTCAAAAAACTTCGACGCAAGCTACGAATTCTTCAAGGGGAAGCCGTACTACGCAGTGCCCTTCGGAGACCTCAGAAGAAAGAGGAACCTGCAGACGCTGTTTAACCTGATCTACGTGCCGAGCGTGGTGGTGCTGGACTCGGAGGGAAACCTGGTTAAAGACAGGTGCCTGAACCTGTTCTACGACAGAATAAACGAGTTCCCGTGGAGGAACTTCAGGTTCCTGGACGTGCTCCCGGACTACCTGGTCGACGGAGCGAACCAGCCAGTGCACAAGAGCACGCTCGAGGGCAAGTTCATTGGAGTGTTCCTCTTCACCGGAAACCCGGACTGGGACAAGGTGTTCAGGAAAAACCTGAGCAACATGTACGAGTACATGGACAAGGTGACGGAGGGAAATTTTAGAGTCGTGACGCTCGATTTCGACAAGGAGGGGCAGCTGAAGAGCGACAGTGAGGGGGCTAACCCGGAGTGGCTGACGGTGAACAAGAGCGACCAGAGCCACGCGTCGGCGATGATCGAGTTCCTGAACCTGGGAATGCTAAACAGGTTCGTCCTGCTCGACAGCGAGGGCAGAGAGTACGTGTCCAACGTGAACATCTACGAAGAGCGCTTCTACGAGCCGATCTGGAAGGAGTACTCGAGGGGAGCGAGCAGAGTGAAGGGCGACAGCATGTCGTTCTCGCACGTGCTCAAGAGGCCGATCCTCTTCGTGCTCGGCGACGGCGAGGACGAAAAGGCGCTCGACAGCCTCGAGCTTGACCTGAACAAGGCACTCGCAGTCCACGAGGACAGACGTACCGGCGCCAAGTTCGAGATTCTGCTGCTTCGCGACCCGAAAAAGTGCAAGGCGTTCAGAAAGCACCTCAAGTTGGACAAGCAAACGAAAATGGTAAGCGTGCAGTCAGTTAACGACTGA